In the Salvia miltiorrhiza cultivar Shanhuang (shh) chromosome 8, IMPLAD_Smil_shh, whole genome shotgun sequence genome, ctccaaccttatatctccaatcaccaattcgttcccaagagggatcgaacccgggtcacttcacttaagtgaggacccggtggccagtgggctaagccccctggttgtATATGAAGTTCTTTAGTAGCTGGATTTTATTATACACGAATTTGGTGTCTTTACGCGTTGcctacatgaaaaaaaaaatatttaatttaattaccacaAAATTTCTAAATAGTATATAcctcaaatatatttttatatatattgagaCAGGGAAACAGTGGTTTCGTTTATAATGATGGTGTTGCTACATTTTTGGACATAGAGTGCAAATCTAACCGTTTTTAACTATTCGTGCTATAATGAGAAAGATAAAGATGCATAtggttttataatatttttaatttacgatttctattatatatataactatatatactatttaatttagtataagTTATGATTGTGTCGGGTTCCAAGAGTGATTGAATAATTAGGATCGAATATAAAGCATTTTGAAACCATCATATCCCATATTACAAATGATGTTAATTATATCTTTTATCTTAATGTCACTAATATATATATCGACAATtggatatataattttatatgttaattagTCATATGTCTtgtagaaaaaagaaaaaaaaaaaacgatttgATCCATAGATATTGATTAAATGAATGTCCAAGATTGGAGTTTCACGTGAAATAATGCTTCTTTATACACCATAAAAAAAGCCGACACCGACAAATTTACCAACGGAATAATATTCGTCATAGAATACCGACGATTTGTGCGACGGAACAACGACGGAATTACAATCATAGGCATAACGGCAGATATACCGACGGACTTACCGACGGATTTGTATGGGTATGATATATTAATGTTAAAAGAATGTGCGTTGAATAAATGATTTTGTTTCTGCACTTAGTTAAACTAAAGAACATTGaatttgtattaaaaaaaaattaatcaatgaATCTGAACCAATTATCTTAATACCATGTGAATATATGATGGACAGGTAGCTAAGAATAATTTGTCACTCATAAAAAATGAAGTATTCATTATTGCCACTCACTACTATTTAAATCATCGACCctcaattatatatttttaaaaacaataatactatttaaaaaattgatttattcaatttttttggttcaaatataaaaaagtagataattttattgttttgtccatattgtagtttttttttgtaattttttaatatatatatatatatatatatatatatatttttaaatttgttacaaccaaagaaaggaaaaaacccactcacactctagctcctagggtgactcgaacccccgacctattggttggaggggaagcgtcttaccaacagactgtgCTTCATcgtctttttaatatttttatttcttattatttcttaagtaaaaaattataaaagaataaaaatttattaaaaaaaattacataaaaactACAGTTGACCaaactttttaaataaataaattttttaaagttGACCaaactttttaataaattatttttttaattatttatttattttattcgaACATATTTTATCCTAATATCAATACTATTtgaaaaaagggttaattgcccataaaatactgaacttttatctaattctggttttgcatacaaactttaaactGTGGTGTGATAATTattaaacttttgattttatctgattttgctattAATCTAATTTTCGGCCAAATTTCGTCCAAATTACGTGCCAATATTTGATGTGGTGTATTTATTCTTGCGTGGCAAATAATTCGACTcatttgctttctttaaatattttattgcaAATAATATGTACAGATcaaattaatagaatattagCACGAAATTTGAACGAATTTTGGCCGGAATttagattagtagcaaaatcagataaaatcaaaagtttagtatTATCACGCCACaatttaaagtttgtatgcaaaatcagaattggaaaattaaccctttaaaaaaataataaattcattaattttaagAACTTTGAATCCTCGAAAAAACAACCATTAAATCTTCAACTTTAGCATTAAATGGAGACATAAGGCGCAGAACACCAAGTAAAACGCATGTGGGGTTAACGTAAAAGCGCATTTATtgcttttcatttcttttttaaatacaaAGTTAGTTATGAAGGCCTCCTTGATTTTTGAGTCGTTAAAATTTTCTCTATTGAAATAGTGACTATTTTATATCAAGATTTTTATTGCACATGTATAGAAAATTCATGCaatacaattataaaaaaaattgattctaATTTTTGGGACGGTTGAAAATAATAAGAAGAtagtatttgatttttaaaactACTCTTTTTAGGTTTAGACCAGCCAAAAAATATAGAAAGAGATTAATATGGATTGATGAAGCATAAGTGAAATGATTTATTTGTGATGAGTAAGTTATTGGTTCATCAAGTTTTATAAATGAGCCAAGTAAAAGAGCAAAATAAGActaattatttattactccataTTATATGAATTATATGTCGATTTGTGTAAATTACTTTTAAAAATTCTCAATGCAACCATGATTTGACCATAGTACAATTTTgaacaattttgaaaataaatttataattctgTAATTAAAATAGTATCTATTTCGCATTCAATTATAAAAAGGCATTCAAATTGATATACTACTATTAATTTACCACAAACAATATTGGTGTTAAAAATTATCTTGGTACCATAAAGTTGTactatcaaatatatatatatatatatatatatatatatataaagaaaaagataacaTAATAATCACACTTTCAAATCCAACAAAATCTTTTCAACATAAATGTTTCAAACCAATCTTCTGAGAGAGACACTTCAATGCCTACCAACATTTTGTTCATCTCATTAAATTTGGCCCCTTTTGCTTTTCATTTCCACCGCATGAACTCATTCAAAACATATATTTGACCAAATACtatcattttattttcaaaatatccATCAACTTTCAAAtcacatgatatttttttttgaggaagaaGAACAACTTAAATGAACTCAAATCGGAGAGAGCAATATTCGAAAGCCAAGTAGAAAAGCATGACTTCCAAATCATTACATCAGATAAAGATAAAGCATGTCGAGCAAGTTCATGAGCAGCTCTATTAGCCTCACGACGAACATGAAAGAAATCCAAACACCAAATATCctttttcaaaacacacacacacacaatatatATCCAAATACATATTTATTCTAATGTACATTTCCAAATTATAACATTCAAAATACTCTCAATTAAGTCGAAAAGCTCGTCTCATTTTACGATTGACTTAGTTGGTAAAGTGACAATCTCATAACTTACGTTATGTATTCGAATCAAAATACTCTTTATAAGACAAAAGTCTATATCGTTCCATGAATCGCGATTGACTTAGTTGGTAGAGTGACAATATCACGAACGTAACGTCACGTGTTCGAATCATATTAATTACTTATAACATTATTAAATGAGGATTGTTGCACCCAAATACATAGTGAAATGATTTATTTGTGATGAGTAAGTTATTGGTTCATCAAGTTTTATAAATGAGCCAAGTAAAAGAGCAAAATAAgactaattatttattatattatatgaatTATATGTCGATTTGTGTAAATTACTTTTAAAAATTCTCAATGCAGccatgatttgagcatagtgcaattttgaacaatttgaaaataaatttataattctgTAATTAAAATAGTATCTATTTCGCATTCAATTATAAAAAGGCATTCAAATTGATATACTACTATTAATTTACCACAAACAATATTGGTGTTAAAAATTATCTTGGTACCATAAAGTTGtactatcaaatttatatatatatatataaagaaaaagataacaTAATAATCACACTTGCAAATCCAACAAAATCTTTTCAACATAAATGTTTCAAACCAATCTTCTGAGAGAGACACTTCAATGCCTACCAACATTTTGTTCATCTCATTAAATTTGGCCTCTTTTGCTTTTCATTTCCACCGCATGAACTCATTCAAAACATATATTTGACCAAATACtatcattttattttcaaaatatccATCAACTTTCAAAtcacatgatatttttttttgaggaagaaGAACAACTTAAATGAACTCAAATCGGAGAGAGCAATATTCGAAAGCCAAGTAAAAAAGCATGACTTCCAAATCATTACATCAGATAAAGATAAAGCATGTCGAGCAAGTTCATGAGCAGCTCTATTAGCCTCACGACGAACATGAAAGAAATCCAAACACCAAATATcatttttcaaaacacacacacacacaatatatATCCAAATACATATTTATTCTAATGTACATTTCCAAATTATAACATTCAAAATACTCTCAATTAAGTCGAAAAGCTCGTCTCATTTTATGATTGCCTTAGTTGGTAAAGTGACAATCTCATAACTTACATTATGTATTCGAATTAAAATACTCTTTATAAGACAAAAGTCTATATCGTTCCATGAATCGCGAATTCGCGATTGACTTAGTTGGTAGAGTGACAATATCACGAACGTAACGTCACGTGTTCGAATCATATTAATTACTTATAACATTATTAAATGAGGATTGTTGCACCCAAATACATACTTTCAGTCTCCAAATATACAAACTTCATGTAATTGTTCAAAATCGATTATCAGTTGCCCCCGAATTAGTATATCAATTGTTCATCCATCTCAACACTAATTCGCCAAAAAAATTGACAAACGTGTTAAAAGATCaaacaataaaaaattgatgtatttgaaaatatattttttgagtTAGTatgcaaaaaaataatttcattgaAGTTTCGTATATTAATTGCAATTTacccaaaacaaaaaaaaatccaccAAATCTTCAAACATGTACCTAAACTTCTGCAACTGATGAAAGTTAGacctataaatatgggcatCAATGTTGAGTTCCCAAACTTCTCATAGGTATTATACCCCTCCCCtcaccaccccccacccccaactACCATCTCCATTACTACAATCCCTTCCTCCTctgataaaagtgataaagattTCACCAAATAAAGCTGAACTCAGagcctctccctctctctctctctctctgttatTCTTTGATATCTGGGCTTCTTTGCTTTCCCTTTCTCATCTGTATACTAGCAGTGACATATACTCTTTTTCCCCCTCTTTCACTTTTAGTCTTTTCCTTCAACTGTTTCACAATCAAGAAAGCAACCAAAACCATCCCATTTTACACTCATTCCCCCTTTAAATTCCCCCCCATGCCCACCAACACAAAAGGCCATTCCACCACTCCAAATTCTTGATTCCCAAgtcaaaacaattttttttttcaagattcTTGGTCCATGGATGTGAGCACATTATTTTTCAACAAcccttttctttaatttcattaTTTCGTGCTTGGATCGGATTTTGTTTGATCGAATCAGTCTAGAAATGGATAAAGattcgatttttattttttgaatatttttttttctcgcaGGAATTCAACTTTAAGAGGAGCCATGTTCCTGCATTTGGGAGCTGGGATTGCAACGGCGAGTTGCCGTTCACGCAGTGCTTTGAGTCGGCGAGGGAGGCGGGGCTGCTGCGGTGCAGCTACACCGAGGAGCGTGACTTGTACGTCGCCGGCGATTTGTATGAGAATGATGCGTTCACTCCTGCTATGATTGTTGTACCTCGCCACAGAGTAAGCCCACATCCTCATTTCTTGTTCTTGATCGATCACACACACTGCAGTGTGTGTTTTTATGCCTTAAAAAACCAATCTTGGATTCAATTCTTGTTGTTgttaatgtgtgtgtgtgtttgatcACGTACTAATGTGTGTAGAATCATGAATGTTGAGTAATTGAATTAGTGTtggtgtgtatgtgtgtgtgtggagtGTGTGTTTTGAATCTTTGATGCCTTGGAACCAATCATGATCTTTCAAGTGTGTGTGGGATGTTTATTTGACTCCATAAATATCAATTCTTGGTCACTTACTACtgtgtgtaaatgtgtgtgtTCAATTAAGTGAATTGTAATATTTTGGAAGTACAAATGAAGAGTTCTTAAATTTGTTTTGTTGGATTTACTTGAATGTTTCACAACTTTGGATGAGATGTTTTTTTATGATGCATTGATTAGTAGTATTGTAATTTGATTGCCTTTTATGCAGGGGAAAAATTCAAGAAAGaaagaagggaaaaaaaagAATGGGAGTGTGGTGTGGGATTGTGGCTTTGATGACTTGAAAGCACCACCAAGCCCCGCCGGTGCGGCGGCCCCACCGTGCCGGCCGCAGCCTAAAGCCGTCGACGAAGATTTGTACAAGATCTCCCCTGACCTCCTTCGTGCCCAATCGAAAAGGGCAAGTTAATTACAAGAATTCTTGAAAATTTTGTGTCATTGTTcgtttactccctccgtcccgattATAACGTCCCAAATATAAGACAATATTATAGGTTTGGGACGATATAatcgggacagagggagtattattcatTATATACTTATtctaatgttttttttttttttttgtataaactaCATTCAATGTACGAGTACTAATATAAATCATATTTacttttatgttttttctttttttaacagAAGAGGCCATGGAAATTATTCTCGAGCTGCCTTCCCTCGTGCCTTTACTAAATCTACTCGACTCGAAAGCTCGTGAGCATATCGTACATAATCTGAGGCCCAAATGTATTGCTAAAATCACTCTTGGGAACACCATTATGATGTTAGGCTCAAGAAAGATCAAACTCATCATTTTAGGGTTCTTGTCTTCTTGTAAAAAGTGAAGAGGCTTTGATTGAGCATGTTATATTTGAATTATTGTCACTCATTTTGTGAAGTTGATTTGATGCTTGGTGCAGTTGCATGAtattttttgcttttgttttgccgtgattttggagagagagagaaacaagaATTATTTTCAGAGATTCCACTTTTagcatatacatataatatcaAATATGGAGTTGAGTTGAGTTGAGTTGAGTTGAGTTGAGTTAAGTATACTCTGCAAGAAACAACAATTATTTTCACCAGTTTCCAGTCACAATAATCAACTACTACATCGGTTCACgaatttttttcacaatttttcttttcctttgttcatattttcttttctttttttgttgaaaataattttactcTATCTTTAAACTCACTgattaaatacatataaatttttcTATATTTCCTATTCATTTCATTGAAGAagaattttatttcaataatattaTTTGGATAAAATAAAACTGGATTTTTaactagttttattattttcttcacgttacaattttttttttgtaatttttactccctccgtcccatgaagcatgacatacttcttttcggcacgaaaattaagaaattggtattttgtgtgttaagtgtggtaggtgaaaaagtgaaaatatgaataaagggtaatttttttgctatttttagaaacgtgtcatgcttcgtgggacataccaaaaaggaaactgtgtcatgcttcatgggacggaaggagtatttttaagtataaaaatataaaaaattacaaaaaaattataatgtggagaaaatattaaaacTAACTATATAgtgctccctccgtccaccaaaagtagTCCTAAAggtggacgacacgagttttaatagaAATAGTttttgtattgtgagtggagaaatgatcctatttaaaaagtagtgtttataatgttaactaattgtattgtgagtggagaatagaGCCCACCATATGATAGAtagttataaaaaataaaaaatgactaatttttttggacattccaaaatggtaaaaataaactattttttgtggacggagagagtattttttaaaaatttgaaccaaaatttctaaataaattgatttcaagtatttttatttttttttattttatcttcaaaTAGTACTActtatttcaatttttgatAATTTGGAGATGTGGTGAATACAGATAGTGTTGTAATTGAGCAtttaatgtactccctccgtcccactccaataggctcacttcatttgggcacggagattaagaaaacttactttttagtagaaaagtggtagtaaagtggtgtggtccacaccaattaagtacaattttttttacctaaaaaagaaactgagcctattggagtgggacaacccaaaaaggaaactgagcctattggagtgaaacggagggagtatttacaaagcatgaatttttttttttctagaaaaatgACGTTTTCTTACAATACGGTTCAAATTAAATTTCTGTCGTAGAAATATTACAaggataattaataaagtagGCAATATCGTGACAATAGGataatgagttttttttttcttcaaagaaaaaatattatacgCACACAATAACTTAtctacaataaaataaaaagattaatGAAAAGCCTTGTGCCTTTCAAATCCGGCCGTCCAAATGACGCGTTTTATCAGCACCTCGGATTAACGATAGATCCAACGGCCGATCTTCACTCTCAGCGTTACGAAAATTTCTACTTCATTTCTTCCCGCTTTGAATCGCGAAAAACCCTCGAAACCAAAGCCCGCGAAAGAGGGGAAAGAGCAATCGATGTGTGGAAGAGGAAGGTGTACTCTGCGGCCCGATGATTTTTCTCGGGCCTGCCATCTCAGCTCTCGGCCAGTCCGCCACATCGATATGGATCGGTATGTTTGCACAAACTGCGCTGTGATTTTCGATTGTGTTTTCGTCGATTCGAGTTTGATTTGTCAGTCGCTTCGAGAGTTGTTGATTTTGAGTGAAAAACTGGTATTTGATTAGGTATCGGCCCTCGTACAACGTCGCGCCGGGGTTCAACGTGCCGGTGGTTCGACGAGACGACGGAGGAGatggcggcggcgacggcgtcGTTTCGCACTGCATGAAATGGGGACTGGTTCCCAGCTTTACTAAGAAGACTGATAAAATCGACCACTTTAGGATGGTAATTGGCTTTTCTCCGGTGCTGTAGTCTCTAATTTTGACTCGCATTTGTGCTGGTGTGTACatttatgagagagagagagtaatggTTTACTACTGCTCTGGACTCTAATTTCAACTCACATATGCATGTTTGTGTCTGTGTACatttgtgtgtgagagagagagagcaatgGTGTTGTAGCCTGTAATTTGGACTTTCACATAAGCATGTTTGTGTCTGTGTACACttacgagagagagagagagagagagagagagagagagagagagagagaaatagatgACTGAAGCATCGAGCATGTTTGTTGTTTCGGAGCTATTTCACTTGTCTTGTGATTTTACAGTTCAATGCGAGGTGTGAATCGATAAGAGAAAAGGCTTCCTTTCGTCGACTTCTTCCAAAGAACAGGTGTTTGGTGTCTTTTGAAGGGTATGCCCTCTGCAACTCTATACATATCTATTATCTGCTGTTGCTAAAAGTTCTTACATACGTTGATTTCCTCCTTCGTGTCATGTTCTTTAGTTGCCATTCTATACTCTGTTTTGAAAGGGTGGTGGAGCTCTGTTCTTGAGTATCAAATTaggatgtgtgtgtgtgcgtgtgagagagagagagagagagagagagagagagagagagagagaggattctCGGCAAGAGTTGAATCCCCTGTTTTCTTAGTCTTGAGTATCACATAAGGATGTGtgtaatagagagagagagagaggagttgaATGCCCTGTTTTCTTAACTTGGTCCATCATCATACAACTTATATCTGTCTGTAGAGTTTTCATCGTTTCTGAATTTTCTTGAAAAAGCTCTGGAAaatgtgatttaattatttaatgatgtaAAATTTGTAACTCTATTAGTTCAATTATTTCCAGTTCAGTTTTTACATGCTAAAATCTTGGTATCAGATTCTATGAATGGAAGAAGGACGGATCTAAAAAGCAGCCTTACTACATACACTTCAAGGATGGCCGTCCATTGGTTTTCGCTGCTCTATTCGATTCTTGGAAAAATGCAGAAGGTCAAAGAAAAATACATATTACAAAAATTTTCATCATGAACATGCTCTATAACGAATGCCAACTCTTTTGCTGAGCCATTTTTGTGGTACTGTTTTTCCCATTTTTGTATGCAGGAGAAACTCTCTACACCTTCACCATCATCACAACTTCATCCTCGTCGTCTCTGGCATGGCTTCATGGTTCGTACTCTCCCTCCACGCCTCTGTTTTCAACGAATCATTATGTGTTTTGTTTCATTCAAGTACACAGCATCTCTCTCAGCTGTCACGACCACGATTCAAATTCTAATTCCTGTCTGTCTGCATTTGTATTTCCAGCAATAGTTTGATTATTTGTTACACTCCGTTGCAGATAGGATGCCTGTGATCTTGGGGAGCAAAGAATCAACTGATTGGTGGCTCAGTGATTCTTCTTTGTCCAATCTTGACAATATACTCAAACCATATGAAGAAACAGATTTGGTAAGAACCAAAATCTCTGTTTGTTATTTGTCCTTGGTGATATACTGCTGCAGATGTGAGCTGGGATTTGAAAGAAATTGGCCTTTTCTTATAGGCCTGGTATACTGTGACACCTGCAATTGGCAAAATTTCTTTCGATGGACCCGAGTGCGTTAAGGAggtaattttcatttattattttgagcATGCAGATATTAATCAAATCAAAACTTGATTATGAAGTTGGTCTATGCTGCTTTAGTCAATTAAACTAATCATTATAAAGAAATTAGCTGAGGTGATATTCATGCTTTCTTTCATGTCTAGAAACTATTTCTCAATGTCATCaataatgagatactaatataACACGTTTCTAGTGATAGAATGGGATTGTTTAAGAGATGATCTATTATTACTTTCTTGTAAGTCGAAACTTGTTACCACAGATACAGGTAAAAATGGAGGAGACCAAGACAATCTCGCAGTTTTTCTCAAAGAAACAAGCATGCAAATCGGAGGAGCAAAAACTTGAGAAAACACCGATCAAGGAAGAGCTTCAGGAACATCGATCTACGCTTGAAAGTGCTGCAATGAAGGATGAAGCTAGTGTGATGGAAGAACCGGAAAAGGGCAAGGTGGATGAAAGTAATGAGCGAAAATGTGTGAAAGAGGAACCTCATAGCCCAGAAGAATCTGATACGGAGATAGACAGCAGCGACACGAAAAACACAGATCACGCGAAGCCATCTGCTAAAGATACTGATAGGCTACTTATGAGTCCAGTCAAGAAAAGAAGAAAGGGGGCTGACGACAAACAAGTGGGATAAGGTGCGAACGATAAACAACCAACTCTCTTTTCCTACTTTGGCAAGAACTAATGATCAGTTGCTCTGTAGTTTTGTTGTATTAGCACATCTAATGTACATAAAAAGCTCATGTAGAATACTAGCTAGAACTCGAAGATCTGAACTAGGGTTAGACTGCTTAATCACAAGAATAGAAGCACTAGAAATTTTGTGTTGTAATCACCAACCATCATCAATTAAGGCTGTTCTTGAACTTGATGGTTTGGTGTTTCTCTAGTTATATCTAATTCTTGAAGCAGTGTTTTGATCACTCTCTCTTTATGTCATGTTTTCTAAGAAATCTTCAAATTCCTAATTCGGTTttggttttaatttttttctagcATTTGGCCTAATTTTATAGCTAGATTGATGAAACAACACATGAAATTGAATGATGTAATAAATATCTATACACATCCCTAATTGCGTACAATGGCTGCCAATGTCAAATAATTACTTGAGCTAGATAGTGGAATCTCACTATTTCATAGTGATATATAGCAGTACCTACTTAATAATgcaattattaaaattaaatagttgtctttaaacttttttttttccccaaaaaaaatgatgattttACTAACCTTGGTATGTTTTAAGAATGGTATTTTTTTGCTATGTTTTCCCTCGTGTTTCATTTAATTTGAGTACAAACAAATACACATACAATACCTAACAACTATTCACAAGCTAATctatatctatctatactaAAAAAAAAGAGCCTACGACATTCTAAGACATAATTTGTGGATTGCTTATTTTACCCCTATTGCATAGATatatacttattttattttaagattattttacatattatatatttataagaatatattaattcattagatatt is a window encoding:
- the LOC130999459 gene encoding uncharacterized protein LOC130999459; translated protein: MDEFNFKRSHVPAFGSWDCNGELPFTQCFESAREAGLLRCSYTEERDLYVAGDLYENDAFTPAMIVVPRHRGKNSRKKEGKKKNGSVVWDCGFDDLKAPPSPAGAAAPPCRPQPKAVDEDLYKISPDLLRAQSKRKRPWKLFSSCLPSCLY
- the LOC130999452 gene encoding uncharacterized protein LOC130999452 isoform X1; amino-acid sequence: MCGRGRCTLRPDDFSRACHLSSRPVRHIDMDRYRPSYNVAPGFNVPVVRRDDGGDGGGDGVVSHCMKWGLVPSFTKKTDKIDHFRMFNARCESIREKASFRRLLPKNRCLVSFEGFYEWKKDGSKKQPYYIHFKDGRPLVFAALFDSWKNAEGETLYTFTIITTSSSSSLAWLHDRMPVILGSKESTDWWLSDSSLSNLDNILKPYEETDLAWYTVTPAIGKISFDGPECVKEIQVKMEETKTISQFFSKKQACKSEEQKLEKTPIKEELQEHRSTLESAAMKDEASVMEEPEKGKVDESNERKCVKEEPHSPEESDTEIDSSDTKNTDHAKPSAKDTDRLLMSPVKKRRKGADDKQVG
- the LOC130999452 gene encoding uncharacterized protein LOC130999452 isoform X2, coding for MCGRGRCTLRPDDFSRACHLSSRPVRHIDMDRYRPSYNVAPGFNVPVVRRDDGGDGGGDGVVSHCMKWGLVPSFTKKTDKIDHFRMFNARCESIREKASFRRLLPKNRCLVSFEGFYEWKKDGSKKQPYYIHFKDGRPLVFAALFDSWKNAEGETLYTFTIITTSSSSSLAWLHDRMPVILGSKESTDWWLSDSSLSNLDNILKPYEETDLAWYTVTPAIGKISFDGPECVKEVKMEETKTISQFFSKKQACKSEEQKLEKTPIKEELQEHRSTLESAAMKDEASVMEEPEKGKVDESNERKCVKEEPHSPEESDTEIDSSDTKNTDHAKPSAKDTDRLLMSPVKKRRKGADDKQVG